The following coding sequences lie in one Frigoribacterium sp. SL97 genomic window:
- the fliD gene encoding flagellar filament capping protein FliD produces the protein MASLGIDGLVSGLDTTTLINTLMQSEAVPQTILKNKATVGQTLVTALQGLNTKIADLATLATSTAKAGSLSLFTPTSSSTAVTATTAPGAVSGSVDLVVGATASSKTAVTAAMTAWPDSPATLTFVSAAGTTTEVTAASSSLDDVVTAINASAAGVSAVKVASGKDASGAVQYRLQLSSQKSGAEGGFDVFRGTTADVAAGTAPDLIAQPGAAVISQARDASITLWAGTAAEQVVTSSSNTFTDVLPGVSVTVSATTTEPVHLAIARDATAATKVATDLVAGVNGALSLISTRSAATTTTNASGVTTVTAGVFGGNSTTRGITQRLTDSVLSPVDGQSPSVIGISIDAKTGQFAVDATKFAAALAADPAKVQATMSAIAARVASTATAVSDKFDGSLTKTITGQQSVVKDLTNRVSEWDDRLAARRAGLQKTYSALETSLSALTAQQKYISSQLASLSTSSS, from the coding sequence ATGGCCTCGCTCGGCATCGACGGCCTCGTCAGCGGGCTCGACACGACCACGCTCATCAACACGTTGATGCAGTCCGAGGCCGTGCCCCAGACGATCCTGAAGAACAAGGCCACCGTCGGCCAGACGCTCGTCACGGCCCTGCAGGGGCTCAACACGAAGATCGCCGACCTGGCGACCCTCGCGACCTCGACCGCCAAGGCGGGCTCGCTCTCCCTCTTCACCCCGACCAGCAGTTCGACGGCGGTGACGGCCACCACCGCTCCCGGTGCCGTCTCCGGCTCGGTCGACCTCGTGGTCGGGGCCACCGCGTCGTCCAAGACCGCGGTGACCGCGGCGATGACGGCGTGGCCCGACTCGCCCGCGACGCTCACCTTCGTCTCGGCCGCGGGAACGACGACCGAGGTGACCGCCGCCTCCTCGTCGCTCGACGACGTCGTGACGGCGATCAACGCCTCCGCCGCCGGTGTCTCGGCCGTCAAGGTCGCCTCGGGCAAGGACGCCTCGGGTGCCGTCCAGTACCGTCTCCAGCTGTCGAGCCAGAAGAGCGGAGCCGAGGGTGGCTTCGACGTCTTCCGCGGCACCACCGCCGACGTGGCCGCCGGCACCGCCCCCGACCTCATCGCCCAGCCCGGCGCCGCCGTGATCTCGCAGGCGCGCGACGCCTCGATCACCCTCTGGGCGGGCACGGCGGCCGAGCAGGTCGTCACGAGCAGCAGCAACACGTTCACCGACGTCCTGCCCGGCGTCTCGGTCACCGTCTCGGCCACGACGACCGAGCCCGTGCACCTCGCGATCGCCCGGGACGCGACCGCCGCCACCAAGGTCGCCACCGACCTGGTCGCCGGTGTCAACGGGGCCTTGAGCCTGATCAGCACCAGGAGCGCGGCCACCACCACGACCAACGCGTCCGGCGTGACCACGGTCACCGCGGGCGTCTTCGGTGGCAACTCCACCACCCGTGGCATCACACAACGCTTGACCGACTCCGTGCTCAGCCCCGTCGACGGGCAGTCGCCGAGCGTCATCGGCATCTCGATCGACGCCAAGACCGGCCAGTTCGCCGTCGACGCCACGAAGTTCGCCGCCGCCCTCGCCGCCGACCCGGCCAAGGTGCAGGCGACGATGAGCGCCATCGCGGCCCGGGTCGCCTCGACGGCCACGGCCGTCTCGGACAAGTTCGACGGTTCGCTGACGAAGACCATCACGGGGCAGCAGTCGGTCGTGAAGGACCTCACCAACCGCGTCAGCGAGTGGGACGACCGCCTGGCGGCCCGTCGTGCGGGTCTGCAGAAGACCTACTCGGCCCTCGAGACCTCGCTCAGCGCCCTGACCGCGCAGCAGAAGTACATCTCGAGCCAGCTCGCCAGCCTCTCGACGAGCAGCAGCTGA
- the fliS gene encoding flagellar export chaperone FliS, with the protein MDATSFAAFAAASAGPSAVVQKQRAQYTSDAVLSATPVQLVTMLYDRLMLDLSRAEAAQVAANWAAASEQLLHAQAIIAELSSSLKIDVWDGGEGLLALYTYTSTALVNANVHRDVAQTREVAGLLEPLRQAWHEAAASLQAGAASSVPGLAGGVGVA; encoded by the coding sequence ATGGACGCCACCTCGTTCGCCGCCTTCGCCGCGGCCTCGGCCGGCCCCTCGGCCGTCGTGCAGAAGCAGCGCGCCCAGTACACGAGCGACGCCGTGCTGTCGGCGACGCCCGTCCAGCTCGTCACGATGCTCTACGACCGCCTCATGCTCGACCTGTCACGTGCCGAGGCCGCACAGGTCGCCGCGAACTGGGCCGCCGCCTCCGAGCAGTTGCTGCACGCCCAGGCGATCATCGCCGAGCTGTCGTCGTCGCTCAAGATCGACGTCTGGGACGGCGGCGAGGGCCTGCTCGCCTTGTACACCTACACGTCGACCGCCCTGGTCAACGCCAACGTGCACCGTGACGTCGCGCAGACCCGCGAGGTCGCCGGGCTGCTCGAGCCCCTGCGCCAGGCGTGGCACGAGGCCGCGGCCTCGCTGCAGGCCGGCGCCGCCTCGTCGGTCCCCGGCCTGGCCGGAGGCGTCGGTGTCGCCTAG
- a CDS encoding CitMHS family transporter has product MLVILGYLMIATFMVLIMTKRLSPMLALIMVPTIFGLFAGAGLGIGDMVIEAIGDLAPTAALLMFAIMYFGLMIDVGLFDPLVRFILRVTGNDPAKIVLGTALLAGAVSLDGDGSTTFIVTTAAMLPIYLKLGMSPVVLTCVAGLANGTLNIVPWGGPTVRAAAALNVAPSDIFVPLVPSLITGLVIVFVFAWLMGLRERRRLGTVELGGSVLAAAAEKMSPLSRELATAARGGGPGKAGVGVSMFTSPTVALGLRGGRADGSRADAPGERAVDNPGGSGASENGTPLTGTMADTMLDPTRETLRPGLIWFNFALTVVVMVLLVLDLFPLAYVFMVGVAVALLINFPKVKQQSAEIVAHAPSIVGVVSMVFAAGVLIGVLNGTGMVDAMAQWLVQVIPNELGPYLAVITGLLSLPLTFFMSNDAFYFGILPVLAQSAAAFGIEPVEMARASVIGQPVHLQSPLVPAILLLVSLANVNLGDHHKKVLWRAAVVSVVMLVVAVVVGVIPFG; this is encoded by the coding sequence ATGCTCGTCATCCTCGGTTATCTGATGATCGCCACCTTCATGGTGCTGATCATGACCAAGCGGCTCTCGCCGATGCTCGCCCTGATCATGGTGCCGACCATCTTCGGCCTGTTCGCGGGGGCCGGCCTCGGCATCGGCGACATGGTGATCGAGGCGATCGGCGACCTGGCCCCGACCGCGGCGCTGCTGATGTTCGCGATCATGTACTTCGGGCTCATGATCGACGTCGGGCTGTTCGACCCGCTCGTACGGTTCATCCTCCGCGTCACCGGCAACGACCCCGCGAAGATCGTGCTCGGCACGGCCCTGCTGGCCGGAGCCGTCTCGCTCGACGGCGACGGGTCGACGACCTTCATCGTGACGACCGCCGCCATGCTGCCGATCTACCTCAAGCTCGGCATGAGCCCGGTCGTGCTGACCTGCGTCGCCGGCCTCGCCAACGGCACCCTCAACATCGTCCCGTGGGGCGGGCCGACCGTGCGGGCCGCCGCGGCGCTCAACGTCGCGCCGTCCGACATCTTCGTGCCCCTCGTGCCGTCGCTGATCACGGGCCTCGTCATCGTGTTCGTGTTCGCCTGGCTGATGGGCCTGCGCGAGCGCCGCCGCCTCGGCACGGTCGAGCTCGGCGGGTCGGTGCTGGCCGCCGCGGCCGAGAAGATGTCGCCCCTGTCGCGCGAGCTGGCCACGGCCGCCCGCGGTGGCGGACCGGGCAAGGCGGGCGTCGGCGTCTCGATGTTCACCAGCCCCACGGTCGCCCTGGGCCTGCGCGGCGGTCGCGCCGACGGCAGCCGCGCAGACGCCCCCGGCGAGCGCGCGGTCGACAACCCCGGCGGCAGCGGCGCCAGCGAGAACGGCACGCCCCTGACCGGCACGATGGCCGACACGATGCTCGACCCCACCCGCGAGACCCTGCGCCCCGGGCTGATCTGGTTCAACTTCGCGCTGACCGTCGTGGTGATGGTGCTGCTCGTGCTCGACCTCTTCCCCCTGGCCTACGTGTTCATGGTCGGCGTCGCGGTCGCGCTGCTGATCAACTTCCCGAAGGTCAAGCAGCAGTCGGCCGAGATCGTCGCCCACGCGCCGAGCATCGTCGGCGTCGTCTCGATGGTCTTCGCCGCCGGCGTGCTGATCGGCGTGCTCAACGGGACGGGCATGGTCGACGCGATGGCGCAGTGGCTCGTGCAGGTGATCCCGAACGAGTTGGGCCCGTACCTGGCCGTCATCACGGGACTGCTCAGCCTGCCGCTCACCTTCTTCATGAGCAACGACGCCTTCTACTTCGGCATCCTGCCCGTGCTCGCCCAGAGCGCCGCGGCGTTCGGCATCGAACCGGTCGAGATGGCGCGCGCCTCGGTGATCGGCCAGCCCGTGCACCTGCAGAGCCCGCTCGTGCCGGCGATCCTGCTGCTGGTCAGCCTGGCGAACGTCAACCTCGGCGACCACCACAAGAAGGTGCTCTGGCGGGCGGCCGTCGTCTCGGTCGTCATGCTCGTGGTCGCCGTCGTCGTCGGGGTCATCCCCTTCGGCTGA
- a CDS encoding sensor histidine kinase, which yields MTDDSSPRGRRTPASRRAGARGGSGQGAAPRLRKRRFATEVLLLQLAVVTAIVLLTSAVFATIAVQRLAREAESTALAVAQSVASDTDVREQVALLSVDGTEIDQEALARGALQRTAVAAQQRTGALFVVVTDDRGVRLAHPDPSRIGERVSTSPDAALRGEEVVAWERGTLGDSARAKVPIYAPGVSVGAASVASGSAADVVGEVSVGYAPTRVYDTLVQDALPVVGVAVLALALGVVASVLIRRRLDRATLGLQPEELSSLVQNQQAVLGGVGEGVLAVSGDGVVTVCNDQAARLLAVDASTAVGRPLAGLGLPEGLVALLGPSGPSEPRRPRDAVDEASAGTSAGTPADTTLVVGHHVLLVDVRPVSRDGVDLGRVAVVRDRTAVEALTRRLDAVGAMTTALRAQRHEFANRLHALSGMLELGRAEQARAYLADVLDHGPLRYPVAHADRLTEPYLQAFLGAKGVEAAERGVLLKLGPETLVTGSVVEPGDVTTVLGNLVDNAVRAAVAGRVTPAWIEVEVLDDGTDLHLSVMDSGDGVADVDQLFDRGPHRADDEPDPARVHGLGFGLPLSRDIARRRGGDVWLGSPGGDGHGAVFCARLVGAVSREAVATGEAVVTGASGPARASSSRGGDDPRPPGVGTSAGSAPAPGPPAPDTPERTTP from the coding sequence GTGACCGACGACAGCTCACCACGGGGACGCCGCACGCCGGCGAGCCGTCGGGCGGGTGCGCGAGGCGGGTCGGGGCAGGGGGCGGCGCCGCGCCTCCGGAAGCGACGTTTCGCGACCGAGGTGCTGTTGCTCCAGCTCGCCGTCGTCACCGCCATCGTGCTGTTGACCAGTGCCGTCTTCGCGACGATCGCCGTCCAGCGCCTGGCGCGCGAGGCCGAGTCGACCGCGCTCGCCGTGGCGCAGAGCGTCGCGAGCGACACCGACGTCCGGGAGCAGGTCGCCCTGCTGAGCGTCGACGGCACCGAGATCGACCAGGAGGCGCTGGCCCGGGGAGCCCTGCAGCGCACCGCGGTCGCGGCCCAGCAGCGCACCGGGGCGCTCTTCGTCGTCGTGACCGACGATCGCGGGGTGCGGCTGGCGCACCCGGACCCCTCCCGGATCGGCGAGCGCGTCAGCACCAGCCCCGACGCCGCCCTGCGCGGGGAGGAGGTCGTCGCCTGGGAGCGCGGCACGCTCGGCGACTCGGCCCGCGCGAAGGTGCCGATCTACGCTCCGGGCGTCTCGGTCGGCGCGGCGTCGGTGGCCTCCGGCTCGGCGGCGGACGTCGTCGGCGAGGTCAGCGTCGGGTACGCGCCGACCCGGGTCTACGACACCCTCGTGCAGGACGCCCTGCCCGTCGTCGGGGTGGCCGTGCTCGCCCTCGCGCTCGGCGTCGTCGCGTCGGTGCTGATCCGTCGGCGGCTCGACCGCGCCACCCTCGGGCTGCAGCCCGAGGAGCTGTCGAGCCTCGTGCAGAACCAGCAGGCCGTGCTCGGCGGGGTCGGCGAGGGGGTGCTCGCGGTGTCCGGGGACGGCGTCGTGACGGTGTGCAACGACCAGGCCGCGCGACTGCTGGCGGTGGACGCATCGACCGCCGTGGGGAGGCCGCTGGCCGGGCTCGGTCTGCCCGAGGGGCTCGTCGCGCTGCTCGGTCCGAGCGGGCCGAGTGAGCCGCGCAGGCCGCGCGACGCCGTCGACGAGGCGTCGGCCGGCACCTCGGCGGGCACCCCGGCCGACACCACGCTCGTGGTCGGCCACCACGTGCTGCTCGTCGACGTGCGTCCGGTGTCGCGCGACGGGGTCGACCTGGGCCGGGTCGCGGTGGTGCGCGACCGCACGGCCGTCGAGGCCCTGACCCGCCGGCTCGACGCCGTCGGCGCGATGACCACGGCCCTCCGCGCGCAGCGACACGAGTTCGCCAACCGGCTGCACGCCCTGTCGGGGATGCTCGAGCTCGGTCGCGCCGAGCAGGCCCGCGCCTACCTCGCCGACGTCCTCGACCACGGGCCGTTGCGCTACCCGGTCGCCCACGCCGACCGGCTGACCGAGCCGTACCTGCAGGCGTTCCTCGGGGCGAAGGGCGTCGAGGCTGCCGAGCGGGGCGTCCTGCTGAAGCTCGGGCCCGAGACGCTCGTGACGGGGTCGGTCGTCGAGCCCGGCGACGTGACGACCGTCCTCGGCAACCTGGTCGACAACGCGGTCCGGGCGGCCGTCGCCGGACGGGTCACGCCCGCCTGGATCGAGGTCGAGGTGCTCGACGACGGCACCGACCTGCACCTGTCGGTGATGGACTCGGGCGACGGCGTCGCCGACGTGGACCAGCTGTTCGATCGTGGGCCGCACCGTGCCGACGACGAGCCCGACCCCGCACGCGTGCACGGTCTGGGGTTCGGGCTGCCGCTCTCCCGGGACATCGCCCGACGCCGCGGCGGCGACGTCTGGCTCGGCTCGCCGGGCGGCGACGGGCACGGCGCCGTGTTCTGCGCGAGGCTCGTGGGCGCGGTCTCGCGCGAGGCGGTGGCGACGGGCGAGGCGGTGGTGACGGGCGCGTCCGGGCCGGCCCGCGCCTCCTCGTCCCGTGGCGGCGACGACCCGCGACCGCCCGGCGTCGGCACGTCCGCCGGCAGCGCCCCCGCCCCCGGACCGCCCGCCCCCGACACCCCCGAGAGGACCACCCCGTGA
- a CDS encoding response regulator, which translates to MTTELTVLVVDDDFYVADLHRRQVEQLPGLRALPAVGTVAEVRRVLAERHVDLLLLDVHLPDGSGLDLLREVDVDAFVLSAASDATTVRRALRRGALGYLIKPFASGTLVDRLRAYQRYRNVLDERTAVDQEALERALRILHSGDAAKAASPSRSATEQAVLEQFGAEADAVAADPDAEVGAGAGAGAGAGAGAGVGPLELSAADVAARVGVSRATAQRYLAALAADGLVTMKLSYGTTGRPEHRYSRP; encoded by the coding sequence GTGACGACCGAACTCACCGTGCTCGTGGTCGACGACGACTTCTACGTCGCCGACCTGCACCGCCGCCAGGTCGAGCAGCTGCCCGGCCTGCGGGCGCTGCCGGCCGTCGGCACGGTCGCCGAGGTGCGCCGCGTCCTCGCCGAACGGCACGTCGACCTGTTGCTGCTCGACGTCCACCTGCCCGACGGCAGTGGGCTCGACCTGCTGCGCGAGGTCGACGTCGACGCGTTCGTGCTCAGTGCCGCGTCGGACGCCACGACCGTGCGGCGGGCCCTGCGGCGCGGGGCGCTGGGCTACCTGATCAAACCGTTCGCGTCGGGCACGTTGGTCGACCGGCTGCGCGCCTACCAGCGGTACCGCAACGTGCTCGACGAGCGGACGGCCGTCGACCAGGAGGCGCTCGAACGGGCCCTGCGCATCCTCCATTCCGGCGACGCGGCGAAGGCGGCCTCGCCGTCGCGGTCGGCGACCGAGCAGGCGGTGCTCGAGCAGTTCGGAGCCGAGGCGGATGCGGTCGCCGCGGACCCCGACGCCGAGGTCGGAGCCGGAGCCGGAGCCGGAGCCGGGGCCGGGGCCGGGGCCGGGGTCGGGCCGCTCGAACTGTCGGCGGCCGACGTCGCCGCCCGGGTCGGGGTCTCGCGGGCCACGGCGCAGCGGTACCTCGCGGCGCTCGCCGCCGACGGTCTCGTCACGATGAAGCTCAGCTACGGCACCACCGGCCGCCCCGAGCACCGCTACTCGCGCCCCTGA
- a CDS encoding flagellar basal body rod protein FlgB, translating to MPLESVTQAALQSALDGLSLRQKTIAANIANVNTPNYTAKRVQFEEALGRSVASGSGAVQASTSRSLEPTRLDGNNVNLDTETLSNVDTVLRYQFATQAMNSELTAVRAAFRTNS from the coding sequence ATGCCACTCGAATCCGTGACGCAAGCGGCGCTGCAGAGCGCCCTCGACGGTCTCTCGCTGCGTCAGAAGACGATCGCCGCGAACATCGCGAACGTCAACACCCCGAACTACACCGCCAAGCGCGTGCAGTTCGAGGAGGCGCTGGGCCGGTCGGTCGCGTCCGGCAGCGGGGCGGTCCAGGCATCCACGTCGCGCAGCCTCGAGCCGACCCGTCTCGACGGCAACAACGTGAACCTCGACACCGAGACCCTGTCGAACGTCGACACCGTGCTGCGGTACCAGTTCGCCACGCAGGCCATGAACTCCGAGCTGACGGCCGTGCGCGCCGCGTTCCGGACGAACTCGTGA
- a CDS encoding flagellar basal body rod protein FlgC translates to MTAFDAIGIASTGLTVHRKWLDAVSDNIANVNTVKSMDDTAFQARYVEVQEGAGTSGVFVKADRYGSEAGRVTYLPDHPLADAEGYVRMPDIDLGAQMGDLIMAQRGYQANAAVVDRAKTAYEAALQIGRG, encoded by the coding sequence GTGACCGCCTTCGACGCGATCGGCATCGCGAGCACCGGCCTGACCGTGCACCGCAAGTGGCTCGACGCCGTGTCGGACAACATCGCCAACGTCAACACCGTCAAGTCGATGGACGACACCGCCTTCCAGGCCCGCTACGTCGAGGTGCAGGAGGGCGCAGGCACGTCCGGCGTCTTCGTCAAGGCCGACCGCTACGGCAGCGAGGCCGGCCGCGTCACGTACCTCCCCGACCACCCGCTGGCCGACGCCGAGGGATACGTGCGCATGCCCGACATCGACCTCGGCGCCCAGATGGGCGACCTGATCATGGCGCAGCGTGGCTACCAGGCCAACGCCGCCGTGGTCGACCGTGCCAAGACGGCCTACGAGGCCGCACTCCAGATCGGACGTGGCTGA
- the fliE gene encoding flagellar hook-basal body complex protein FliE, which yields MPIAGIQALGAVQQTGFADAGSLMGAGGASDVTGVAGATGASSASGATFGATMTGAVEGLQQLQSEAKTLAVKAVTGDLTDIHDATIAATRAQVTLELVSAVRNKGVDAFNEIMRMQA from the coding sequence ATGCCCATCGCAGGAATCCAGGCCCTCGGGGCCGTGCAACAGACCGGCTTCGCCGACGCGGGCTCGCTCATGGGGGCCGGCGGTGCGTCCGACGTGACGGGCGTGGCCGGCGCGACCGGCGCCTCCTCGGCCTCGGGCGCGACCTTCGGCGCGACCATGACCGGAGCCGTCGAGGGGCTGCAGCAGTTGCAGTCCGAGGCGAAGACCCTCGCGGTCAAGGCCGTCACCGGTGACCTGACCGACATCCACGACGCGACCATCGCGGCGACGCGTGCCCAGGTCACGCTCGAGCTGGTCAGCGCCGTCCGCAACAAGGGCGTCGACGCCTTCAACGAGATCATGAGGATGCAGGCCTGA
- the fliF gene encoding flagellar basal-body MS-ring/collar protein FliF produces MPNAVKGQLAKLGAALQSFTVAQRTIAVILVAALVLGVVALVSWLGKPTYTPLFSGIDPTDASAIVELLQTDGVPYELTAGGGTILVPENVVYDERLKAAAAGLPAASSGGGYSLLDTMGVTSSEFQQNVTYKRAIEGELANTIKAMDGVKNASVQLAIPEESVFVAEQRDPTASVFVETQAGATLDSKQVQAIVNLTSASVDGMKATDVAVTDASGTVLSAVGSGAVGGADGDASDYESKVQASVQAMLDKMVGPGNSSVVVAADLDQSSGTKVTESFSQPTSGPIALNESGTTEQYGSGANGANGTGATGVLGPDNIAVPNGTAADGTTTAGTGADGGYTNESTTKNNAVDKVTESLNVPAGEVSRQTVSVALNSAAANGVNMQSVRDLVGAAAGIDAARGDTVQVAQVDFDTSAADAAAEALKAADAASASEAMWGTIRTVGIVAAIAIAAIVGLIVFARRSRRQDREDVDLGELSPQNGAQTWDATMPLSLDDAVATSRLTLPGMGEPKTELLEVDAPTPSPEFVSAERRRAEIDAMAERDPGKTAELLRGLMDDRQPA; encoded by the coding sequence ATGCCGAACGCCGTCAAGGGCCAGCTCGCCAAGCTCGGTGCCGCCCTCCAGAGCTTCACGGTCGCGCAGCGCACGATCGCCGTCATCCTGGTCGCCGCCCTCGTGCTCGGCGTCGTCGCGCTCGTCAGCTGGCTGGGCAAGCCCACCTACACGCCGCTGTTCAGCGGCATCGACCCGACCGACGCGAGCGCCATCGTCGAACTGCTGCAGACCGACGGCGTGCCGTACGAGCTGACCGCGGGCGGCGGCACGATCCTCGTGCCCGAGAACGTCGTCTACGACGAGCGCCTCAAGGCCGCGGCCGCGGGGCTGCCCGCCGCGAGCTCGGGCGGCGGCTACTCGCTGCTCGACACCATGGGCGTCACCTCGTCCGAGTTCCAGCAGAACGTCACCTACAAGCGTGCGATCGAGGGCGAGCTCGCCAACACGATCAAGGCGATGGACGGCGTCAAGAACGCCAGCGTGCAGCTCGCGATCCCCGAGGAGTCGGTGTTCGTCGCCGAGCAGCGCGACCCGACCGCCTCGGTGTTCGTCGAGACCCAGGCCGGTGCGACGCTGGACTCCAAGCAGGTGCAGGCCATCGTCAACCTGACCAGCGCCTCCGTCGACGGCATGAAGGCGACCGACGTCGCCGTCACCGACGCCTCGGGCACGGTGCTCTCGGCCGTCGGCAGCGGAGCGGTCGGAGGCGCGGACGGCGACGCGAGCGACTACGAGTCCAAGGTCCAGGCCTCGGTCCAGGCCATGCTCGACAAGATGGTCGGCCCCGGCAACTCGTCCGTCGTGGTGGCCGCCGACCTCGACCAGAGCTCGGGCACCAAGGTGACCGAGTCGTTCTCGCAGCCGACCTCGGGGCCGATCGCCCTGAACGAGTCGGGCACCACCGAGCAGTACGGCTCCGGGGCGAACGGGGCGAACGGCACCGGTGCGACCGGCGTGCTCGGCCCCGACAACATCGCGGTGCCCAACGGCACGGCGGCCGACGGCACGACCACCGCGGGCACCGGCGCCGACGGGGGCTACACCAACGAGTCGACCACCAAGAACAACGCCGTCGACAAGGTCACCGAGAGCCTCAACGTCCCGGCTGGCGAGGTCAGCCGCCAGACGGTGTCGGTCGCGCTGAACTCGGCCGCGGCCAACGGCGTCAACATGCAGAGCGTCCGCGACCTCGTCGGTGCCGCCGCCGGCATCGACGCCGCCCGCGGCGACACCGTCCAGGTCGCGCAGGTCGACTTCGACACCTCGGCCGCGGACGCCGCCGCCGAGGCGCTCAAGGCCGCCGACGCGGCGAGTGCGAGCGAGGCCATGTGGGGCACCATCCGCACGGTCGGCATCGTCGCGGCCATCGCGATCGCCGCCATCGTGGGGCTCATCGTCTTCGCCCGTCGCAGCCGCCGCCAGGACCGCGAGGACGTCGACCTCGGCGAGCTCTCCCCGCAGAACGGCGCCCAGACCTGGGACGCCACGATGCCGCTGTCGCTCGACGACGCCGTCGCCACCTCGCGCCTGACCCTGCCCGGCATGGGCGAGCCGAAGACCGAGCTGCTCGAGGTCGACGCCCCGACGCCGTCGCCCGAGTTCGTCTCGGCCGAGCGCCGCCGGGCCGAGATCGACGCGATGGCCGAGCGCGACCCGGGCAAGACCGCCGAGCTTCTCCGTGGCCTGATGGACGACCGGCAGCCCGCATGA
- the fliG gene encoding flagellar motor switch protein FliG, with protein sequence MSLVPTTFGAPAVPGVGKPLTGAQKVAVILMQMDQARAAAVMKEFSEVEAEEIAAEIVRLRRVDPALAEATVAEFHDLSVSGRYQRRGGHDVAVGLLEASFGSERAAGVMERMASNMAGKSFEFLDEAEAGQVVALLDGELPQTIALVLAHLRPQQGSAVMSGLDVELRADVAQAIATMGTATPESVGIVAATLKVRAGAVVAPRDQVEVVGGIQPLIEILNRSDVATEKALLEGLDERDPELAEEVRSRMLTFEDIVKLESRDIQQVLRGIDAAILATAMKGAPAAVTEVIRGNVSERNRELLDDELQSMGPVRKSQIEEARASVVRAIRELEAMGAITMHRSDDDALVE encoded by the coding sequence ATGAGCCTCGTCCCCACCACCTTCGGCGCCCCCGCGGTCCCCGGGGTCGGCAAGCCGTTGACCGGCGCCCAGAAGGTCGCGGTCATCCTCATGCAGATGGACCAGGCCCGCGCGGCCGCGGTCATGAAGGAGTTCAGCGAGGTCGAGGCCGAGGAGATCGCGGCCGAGATCGTGCGCCTGCGTCGCGTCGACCCCGCGCTCGCCGAGGCCACCGTGGCCGAGTTCCACGACCTCAGCGTCAGCGGCCGCTACCAGCGCCGCGGCGGCCACGACGTCGCCGTCGGTCTGCTCGAGGCGTCGTTCGGTTCCGAGCGTGCCGCCGGCGTCATGGAGCGCATGGCCTCCAACATGGCCGGCAAGTCGTTCGAGTTCCTCGACGAGGCCGAGGCCGGTCAGGTCGTGGCGCTCCTCGACGGCGAGCTGCCCCAGACCATCGCCCTGGTGCTCGCGCACCTCAGGCCCCAGCAGGGTTCCGCCGTGATGTCGGGCCTCGACGTCGAGCTGCGCGCCGACGTGGCCCAGGCCATCGCGACGATGGGCACGGCCACCCCCGAGTCGGTCGGCATCGTCGCGGCCACCCTCAAGGTGCGGGCCGGCGCCGTCGTCGCCCCGCGGGACCAGGTCGAGGTCGTCGGGGGCATCCAGCCGCTGATCGAGATCCTCAACCGCAGCGACGTGGCGACCGAGAAGGCGCTGCTCGAGGGCCTCGACGAACGCGACCCCGAGCTGGCCGAGGAGGTGCGCTCGCGCATGCTCACCTTCGAGGACATCGTCAAGCTCGAGTCGCGCGACATCCAGCAGGTGCTGCGCGGCATCGACGCGGCGATCCTCGCCACGGCGATGAAGGGCGCACCGGCGGCGGTCACCGAGGTCATCCGCGGCAACGTCTCCGAGCGCAACCGCGAACTGCTGGACGACGAGCTGCAGTCGATGGGTCCGGTCCGCAAGTCGCAGATCGAGGAGGCGCGGGCGTCGGTCGTGCGCGCCATCCGCGAACTCGAGGCGATGGGCGCGATCACCATGCACCGCTCGGACGACGACGCCCTCGTCGAGTAG